From a region of the Candidatus Auribacterota bacterium genome:
- a CDS encoding GIY-YIG nuclease family protein, with the protein MAVRRWHVYIIRCRDGTLYTGVTNDLERRINDHNRGTGCRYTRGRGPVKLLYRESFRSRSSALRREARIKALGREEKLMLIGKAL; encoded by the coding sequence ATGGCGGTAAGAAGATGGCACGTTTACATCATCAGATGCCGGGATGGGACGCTCTACACGGGTGTCACCAACGACCTGGAGCGGCGCATCAACGATCACAATCGAGGCACGGGCTGCCGCTACACGAGAGGCAGGGGGCCGGTGAAATTGCTCTACCGTGAATCATTCCGCAGCAGATCCTCGGCCCTGAGGCGCGAAGCCCGCATCAAGGCTTTGGGCAGGGAGGAAAAACTGATGTTGATCGGCAAAGCACTGTAG